One genomic region from Salvelinus fontinalis isolate EN_2023a chromosome 18, ASM2944872v1, whole genome shotgun sequence encodes:
- the prph gene encoding peripherin — protein sequence MSHPSMIHHSGRASTSYRRTFGVPNPISMSSYSPSYSSVNSRKPMSSGRYMRSMSPVVSSRSSNYHHQQRQRSSTQLPRLTYEKVDFQLADAVNAEFLATRSNEKVELQDLNDRFASFIDKVHYLEQQNSGLQQELSQFKGQLQEGKPNRATELFQEELRELRRQLDHVGKERDQYQVERDNLAEDMNLLKQRLDEENQKRAKAESNLIVFRKDVDDATLSRLELERKIESLMDEIEFLKKLHEEEIQDVQVSVQTQQMKMEVEQTARPDLAAALKDIRAQYENIASKNMHESEEWYKSKFADLTDSAKRNTDALRQAKQEQNEQRRQMQSLSCEIDALKSTNEALLRQMREMEGQFGMEANNYQDNVGRLEEEIHHLKDEMARHLREYQDLLNVKMALDIEIATYRKLLEGEESRIIVPMHPSQYGRSGDRAYDHTPDTPKRKPVVIKTVETRDGEVVKESKTEKERSEMDGSHGRNDRDHDRNGRDD from the exons ATGAGCCACCCTTCAATGATCCACCACTCAGGCCGCGCCTCCACTTCTTATCGCCGCACGTTCGGGGTACCCAACCCCATCTCCATGTCCTCCTACTCTCCTTCCTACTCGTCTGTCAACTCCCGCAAGCCAATGTCCAGTGGGCGCTACATGCGCTCCATGTCGCCCGTGGTGTCCTCACGCTCCTCcaactaccaccaccagcagcgGCAGCGCTCCAGCACCCAGCTGCCCCGTCTCACCTACGAAAAGGTTGACTTCCAGCTGGCTGATGCGGTCAACGCCGAGTTCCTGGCCACCCGCAGCAACGAGAAGGTGGAGCTGCAGGACCTCAACGATCGCTTCGCCAGCTTCATTGACAAGGTGCACTACCTGGAGCAGCAGAACAGCGGGCTGCAGCAAGAGCTGAGCCAGTTCAAGGGCCAGCTGCAGGAGGGAAAGCCCAACCGGGCCACCGAGCTCTTCCAGGAGGAGTTGAGGGAGCTGAGGCGCCAGCTGGACCACGtgggcaaggagagggaccagTACCAGGTTGAGAGGGACAACCTGGCCGAAGACATGAACCTCCTCAAACAGAG GCTGGATGAGGAAAATCAGAAGAGGGCTAAGGCTGAGAGTAACCTGATTGTCTTCCGCAAA GATGTGGATGATGCAACTCTGTCTCGTCTGGAACTGGAGAGGAAGATCGAGTCTCTGATGGATGAGATTGAGTTCCTCAAAAAGCTGCATGAAGAG GAGATCCAGGACGTGCAGGTGAGTGTCCAGACCCAGCAGATGAAGATGGAGGTGGAACAGACTGCCAGGCCTGACCTGGCTGCTGCCCTCAAGGACATCAGGGCCCAGTACGAGAACATCGCCTCCAAGAACATGCATGAGTCTGAGGAGTGGTACAAGTCCAAG TTTGCTGACCTGACGGACTCTGCCAAACGTAACACTGATGCTCTGAGGCAGGCCAAGCAGGAGCAAAATGAGCAGAGGAGGCAGATGCAGTCCCTCAGCTGTGAGATCGATGCACTGAAGAGCACG aacGAGGCTCTGCTGAGGCAGATGCGTGAGATGGAAGGCCAGTTTGGCATGGAGGCCAATAACTACCAGGACAACGTGGGTCGCCTGGAGGAGGAGATACACCACCTGAAGGACGAGATGGCCCGCCACCTGAGGGAGTACCAGGACCTTCTCAATGTCAAGATGGCCCTGGACATAGAGATCGCCACTTACCGCAAGctgctggagggagaggagagcag GATTATTGTTCCCATGCATCCCTCCCAGTACGGCCGTAGTGGTGATAGGG CCTATGACCACACCCCAGACACCCCTAAAAGGAAGCCTGTGGTGATTAAGACAGTGGAGACTCGTGATGGAGAG GTGGTGAAGGAGTCAAagacggagaaggagaggagcgAGATGGATGGCAGCCATGGCAGGAATGACAGGGACCATGATAGAAATGGCAGGGATGACTAG